In a genomic window of Halobiforma lacisalsi AJ5:
- a CDS encoding DUF7130 family rubredoxin-like protein translates to MSNDQRLYAGVDVGQPIYDEDGNELGTVRGVDDDGFYVLAPEASPEKTLGEARDITGKDYVMWRCWECGELGRIEDELPAECPDCGAPREDLYYWAED, encoded by the coding sequence GTGAGCAACGACCAGCGGCTGTACGCGGGCGTCGACGTCGGACAGCCGATCTACGACGAGGACGGCAACGAACTCGGGACCGTCAGGGGCGTCGACGACGACGGGTTCTACGTCCTCGCGCCGGAGGCGTCCCCTGAAAAGACCCTCGGCGAAGCGCGCGACATCACCGGGAAGGACTACGTGATGTGGCGCTGCTGGGAGTGTGGCGAACTGGGCCGGATCGAAGACGAACTCCCAGCGGAGTGTCCGGACTGTGGCGCGCCTCGAGAGGACCTGTACTACTGGGCGGAGGACTGA
- a CDS encoding iron-containing alcohol dehydrogenase family protein, translated as MTVPSRSRSRESPFRFEYDPATIGLGPGCVDDLAAELEHLGRERALVVCGSTVGSTPAVIDPVTAGLGDRLAGVFDETTPEKRLETALDGRDRLEDADADALVSLGGGSSLDVAKAINALAASERTREEAAAEFAETGTLAVPDDPVPIVAVPTTLAGADLSQVAGLAASPESGLVDETVGGGLSDPELMPAAAYYDPELLATTPESVLTGSAMNGFDKGLETIYAANATPITDATAARGLAALESSLRAYGRGERDLETYERLLEGIVLVQYGISRPGETTLSIVHAFGHGLTRGYEVQQGVAHAVVVPHVLEYLFERDGVDARVDVLADALGVEDAGRTGDAVVETVTEVRDALDLPSRLRDVDGPEPDAFEGVAEAILGDGFMANAPPSLEPSVAEIEGVLEAAW; from the coding sequence ATGACCGTTCCCTCGCGCTCGCGGAGCCGCGAGTCCCCGTTTCGCTTCGAGTACGACCCCGCGACCATCGGCCTCGGCCCGGGTTGCGTCGACGACCTCGCGGCCGAACTCGAGCACCTGGGTCGCGAGCGGGCGCTCGTCGTCTGCGGATCGACCGTCGGCTCCACGCCTGCCGTGATCGATCCCGTGACCGCCGGCCTCGGCGATCGGCTGGCCGGCGTCTTCGACGAGACGACCCCGGAGAAACGGCTCGAGACGGCGCTGGACGGCCGGGATCGGCTCGAGGACGCGGACGCCGACGCCCTCGTGAGTCTCGGCGGCGGCAGCAGCCTCGACGTCGCGAAGGCGATCAACGCGCTCGCGGCGAGCGAGCGTACCCGCGAGGAGGCCGCCGCGGAGTTCGCCGAAACGGGAACGCTCGCGGTTCCCGACGATCCGGTTCCGATCGTCGCCGTCCCGACGACCCTCGCCGGGGCCGACCTCTCGCAGGTCGCGGGGCTCGCTGCGTCGCCGGAGTCCGGACTCGTCGACGAGACGGTCGGCGGCGGTCTCTCGGATCCCGAACTGATGCCCGCCGCGGCCTACTACGACCCGGAACTCCTCGCGACGACGCCGGAATCCGTCCTGACGGGCTCGGCGATGAACGGCTTCGACAAGGGGCTCGAGACGATCTACGCCGCGAACGCGACGCCGATCACCGACGCGACGGCCGCCCGCGGCCTCGCCGCTCTCGAGTCGAGCCTGCGCGCGTACGGCCGGGGAGAGCGGGACCTCGAGACGTACGAACGGCTGCTCGAGGGGATCGTCCTCGTCCAGTACGGCATCTCCCGGCCCGGCGAGACCACGCTGTCGATCGTCCACGCGTTCGGCCACGGGCTGACGCGAGGGTACGAGGTACAGCAGGGGGTTGCCCACGCGGTCGTCGTCCCCCACGTCCTCGAGTACCTGTTCGAACGGGACGGCGTCGACGCCCGCGTCGACGTCCTCGCGGACGCGCTCGGGGTCGAGGACGCGGGTCGGACGGGCGACGCCGTCGTCGAGACGGTAACCGAGGTCCGGGACGCGCTCGACCTGCCCTCGCGGCTCCGGGACGTCGACGGCCCGGAACCCGACGCGTTCGAGGGCGTCGCGGAGGCGATCCTCGGCGATGGGTTCATGGCGAACGCGCCGCCGAGCCTGGAGCCGTCGGTCGCGGAGATCGAAGGGGTGCTCGAGGCGGCCTGGTGA
- a CDS encoding Single-stranded DNA binding protein — MELEDHAEELASDLGVDKEEVKSDLQNLVEYSVPIDEAKGSLRRKYGDGSGGGGAPESKDIADISPEDSSVTVTGVVLTAGKRSIRYQGDDHVIVEGRLADDTGVVDYTAWEDFGLSPGDTITAGNASVREWDGEPELNLGESTSLSFEDGSLEVPYEIGGDADLADLRTGDRAVDVEVAVVECERRTIDGRDGETEILSGVFGDESGRLPFTNWEPAPEIEEGNAVRIENAYVQEFRGVPEVNVSEFSTVTELGREVDVGADTTTMDVAEAVRTGGIYDVEVVGNVIAVRDGSGLIQRCPECYRVIQKGQCRTHGDVDGIDDLRVKAIVDDGTGALTAVLDDELTEDVYGGTLEDALEQAREAMDQEVVADRIRERIVGREYRVRGHLSVDEYGANLDAETFAESDDDPERRAREFLESIDTGDEGESEEVKA; from the coding sequence ATGGAACTCGAAGATCATGCCGAGGAACTCGCCTCCGACCTCGGCGTCGACAAAGAGGAGGTCAAGTCCGACCTGCAAAACTTAGTGGAGTACAGCGTTCCGATCGACGAGGCCAAAGGGAGCCTCCGGCGGAAGTACGGCGACGGCTCCGGTGGCGGCGGCGCGCCCGAATCGAAAGACATCGCCGACATCTCGCCCGAGGACAGCAGCGTCACGGTGACGGGTGTGGTCCTCACCGCGGGCAAGCGGTCGATCCGTTACCAGGGCGACGACCACGTCATCGTCGAGGGGCGACTCGCCGACGACACCGGCGTCGTCGACTACACCGCCTGGGAGGACTTCGGTCTCTCGCCGGGCGACACTATTACCGCGGGCAACGCCTCCGTCCGCGAGTGGGACGGCGAACCAGAACTCAACCTCGGCGAGAGCACCTCGCTGTCGTTCGAGGACGGATCGCTCGAGGTACCGTACGAGATCGGCGGCGACGCAGACCTCGCCGACCTGCGGACCGGCGACCGCGCAGTCGACGTCGAGGTCGCCGTCGTCGAGTGCGAACGCCGGACGATCGACGGTCGCGACGGGGAGACGGAGATCCTGAGCGGCGTCTTCGGCGACGAGAGCGGGCGCCTGCCGTTCACGAACTGGGAGCCGGCACCCGAGATCGAGGAAGGGAACGCGGTCCGCATCGAGAACGCCTACGTCCAGGAGTTCCGTGGCGTCCCCGAGGTCAACGTCTCGGAGTTCTCGACGGTGACCGAACTCGGCCGCGAGGTCGACGTCGGCGCGGACACGACGACGATGGACGTTGCCGAGGCCGTCCGCACCGGCGGCATCTACGACGTCGAGGTCGTCGGCAACGTCATCGCGGTCCGGGACGGCTCCGGCCTCATCCAGCGGTGTCCGGAGTGTTATCGGGTCATCCAGAAGGGCCAGTGTCGCACCCACGGCGACGTCGACGGGATCGACGACCTCCGCGTGAAGGCGATCGTCGACGACGGCACGGGCGCCCTCACCGCCGTCCTCGACGACGAACTCACCGAGGACGTCTACGGCGGCACCCTCGAGGACGCCCTGGAGCAGGCCCGCGAGGCGATGGACCAGGAGGTCGTCGCCGACCGGATCCGCGAGCGGATCGTCGGCCGCGAGTACCGCGTCCGCGGCCACCTCTCGGTCGACGAGTACGGCGCGAACCTGGACGCAGAGACCTTCGCGGAGAGCGACGACGACCCCGAGCGACGGGCCCGGGAGTTCCTCGAGTCGATCGATACCGGTGACGAGGGCGAGAGCGAGGAGGTGAAAGCATGA
- a CDS encoding metallophosphoesterase has translation MVRDRSRPQPPGRDPDAGVRVEPVPGEPAATATVTVDDSDGNAAEPRRERLLLIADYHAGYEAALRYERGVDVPSRAAERRERLQALIARTDPDRLVVLGDLMHSIGDPGGAERGELEVLFESLPSTLEVTVVKGNHDGAIETWLVDDGPEEGRSPSPPDDPADDLPPVSVVPGEGVAIGGLGVCHGHTWPARELLDSDVDAICLGHEHPCVRLEDEVGGSRVERTWLRGRADPTPFADHEKYDDGEGEREPAPWLSSDADADPPQVIVLPAFNDLVGGTWVNLPEQSFLSPFLPAGLADGEAYLLDGTRLGPYDAV, from the coding sequence ATGGTCCGTGACCGATCTCGACCCCAGCCCCCCGGACGCGACCCGGACGCCGGCGTTCGCGTCGAACCCGTCCCCGGCGAGCCCGCGGCGACTGCCACCGTCACTGTCGACGATAGCGACGGGAACGCCGCGGAGCCGCGACGGGAACGCCTCCTGCTGATCGCCGACTACCACGCCGGCTACGAGGCCGCCCTCCGGTACGAGCGTGGGGTCGACGTCCCCAGCCGCGCCGCCGAGCGCCGCGAGCGGCTTCAGGCCCTGATCGCCCGAACCGATCCGGACCGACTCGTCGTCCTCGGGGACCTGATGCACTCGATCGGCGATCCCGGCGGCGCGGAGCGGGGCGAACTCGAGGTGCTTTTCGAGTCGCTCCCATCGACGCTCGAGGTGACGGTGGTCAAGGGGAACCACGACGGAGCGATCGAGACGTGGCTGGTCGACGACGGACCTGAGGAGGGTCGATCCCCCTCCCCGCCCGACGATCCCGCCGACGACCTCCCGCCGGTCTCCGTCGTTCCGGGGGAAGGGGTCGCGATCGGCGGACTCGGCGTCTGTCACGGCCACACCTGGCCCGCCCGGGAGCTCCTGGATAGCGACGTCGACGCGATCTGTCTCGGCCACGAACACCCCTGCGTGCGCCTCGAGGACGAGGTCGGCGGGAGTCGGGTCGAGCGGACGTGGCTGCGCGGGCGTGCCGATCCGACGCCGTTCGCCGATCACGAGAAGTACGACGACGGCGAAGGCGAGAGGGAACCGGCCCCGTGGCTCTCGAGCGATGCCGACGCCGATCCGCCGCAGGTGATCGTGCTCCCCGCGTTCAACGATCTGGTCGGTGGGACGTGGGTGAACCTCCCGGAACAGTCGTTTCTCTCCCCGTTCCTCCCGGCGGGCCTCGCGGACGGGGAGGCGTACCTGCTCGATGGGACGCGGCTGGGGCCGTACGACGCGGTTTGA
- a CDS encoding molybdopterin-dependent oxidoreductase produces the protein MPDTDLRPSLSEPIRILGDEAATMAPETLADLPVREREIEIVCSTGDRYTDHWQGVAIMDVLETEAAAAASIPAETTHLLVESADGHRACVALGDALDGLLAFGRDGDALGAVADYDSRFVAPGLTGPRTVKDVVSVEATRLEPGEDPESYERLLEVESEDGADVE, from the coding sequence ATGCCCGATACAGACCTGCGCCCGTCGCTCTCGGAGCCGATCCGCATACTCGGGGACGAAGCCGCTACGATGGCTCCCGAAACGCTCGCGGACCTCCCCGTCCGGGAACGGGAGATCGAGATCGTCTGCTCGACGGGCGACCGCTACACGGACCACTGGCAGGGGGTCGCGATCATGGACGTCCTCGAGACGGAGGCGGCCGCCGCGGCGTCGATCCCCGCCGAGACGACGCACCTCCTCGTGGAATCGGCGGACGGCCACCGGGCCTGCGTCGCCCTCGGGGACGCCCTGGACGGACTGCTCGCGTTCGGTCGGGACGGCGACGCGCTCGGAGCGGTGGCGGACTACGACTCGCGGTTCGTCGCGCCCGGCCTGACCGGCCCGCGAACGGTCAAAGACGTCGTCAGCGTCGAGGCGACGCGGCTCGAGCCCGGCGAGGATCCCGAGTCCTACGAGCGGTTGCTCGAGGTGGAGTCCGAAGACGGAGCCGACGTCGAGTAG
- a CDS encoding sodium-dependent transporter, whose amino-acid sequence MAQRETWSTRTGFILAAVGSAVGLGNIWRFPFAVGDGGGAAFLIVYLAFIALIGFPAILAEFVVGRKTGRNPVGALMEYGGEAWKYVGGVFVFIGIVLLSYYSVIAGWFIRYFLAGFRGSYADHLASYNGEAIEMFFDMTFGMSSVVLHTVFMAATIGIVALGIRQGIELAVKLMVPALIVLLVGLAVWAFTLDGAGAGYAYYLSPDAGTIAENWATLLPAAAGQAFFTLSLGMGVMITYASYLGEDRNLTKDAATIIGFDTGIAFLAGLVVFPVFFSGGIEPGEGGPITIFVSMTEAFANIPGGRVLGLVFFGTVVIGALSSAISLLEVVTAYLIDEKGVERWKAAGGIGLLIYVIGLPTTYDIIFIELYDGFIDAVLLVFGALMVMILVGWVAPKVAVTELEKGIGDLNGLAQAWIWAIRVPIIIVLVISLYLGIVDYMDILASFSEWMNANL is encoded by the coding sequence ATGGCACAACGTGAGACATGGTCCACAAGAACAGGGTTCATCCTCGCTGCCGTCGGCAGCGCAGTGGGATTGGGGAACATCTGGCGCTTCCCGTTCGCCGTCGGTGACGGTGGCGGGGCGGCCTTCCTGATCGTCTATCTCGCCTTCATCGCCCTGATCGGGTTCCCGGCGATCCTGGCCGAGTTCGTCGTCGGTCGGAAAACGGGACGGAACCCGGTCGGGGCGTTGATGGAGTACGGTGGCGAAGCCTGGAAGTACGTCGGTGGGGTCTTCGTCTTCATCGGCATCGTCCTCCTCTCGTACTACAGCGTCATCGCCGGCTGGTTCATCCGATACTTCCTGGCGGGCTTCCGGGGGAGCTACGCCGACCACCTCGCCAGCTACAACGGCGAGGCCATCGAGATGTTCTTCGACATGACGTTCGGCATGAGTTCGGTGGTGCTTCACACCGTGTTCATGGCGGCGACGATCGGCATCGTCGCGCTCGGCATCCGGCAGGGTATCGAGTTGGCGGTCAAGCTCATGGTGCCGGCACTGATCGTGCTGCTGGTCGGGCTCGCCGTCTGGGCGTTCACCCTCGACGGTGCGGGCGCCGGCTACGCGTACTACCTCTCGCCGGACGCAGGGACGATCGCCGAAAACTGGGCGACGCTACTGCCGGCCGCCGCCGGGCAAGCGTTCTTCACGCTGTCGCTGGGGATGGGCGTGATGATTACGTACGCCTCCTACCTCGGCGAAGACCGTAACCTGACCAAAGACGCCGCGACCATCATCGGCTTCGACACCGGGATCGCGTTCCTCGCCGGTCTGGTGGTCTTCCCCGTCTTCTTCTCGGGCGGCATCGAACCCGGCGAAGGCGGTCCGATCACCATCTTCGTCTCGATGACCGAAGCGTTCGCGAACATCCCCGGCGGCCGCGTGCTCGGTCTCGTCTTCTTCGGGACCGTCGTCATCGGCGCGCTCTCGAGCGCCATCTCGCTGCTCGAGGTCGTTACTGCCTACCTGATCGACGAGAAGGGGGTCGAACGCTGGAAAGCCGCGGGCGGCATCGGGCTCCTGATCTACGTGATCGGACTTCCGACCACGTACGACATCATCTTCATCGAACTGTACGACGGCTTCATCGACGCCGTCCTGCTGGTCTTCGGCGCGCTCATGGTGATGATCCTCGTCGGCTGGGTCGCACCGAAGGTCGCAGTCACGGAACTCGAGAAGGGGATCGGCGACCTCAACGGCCTCGCCCAGGCCTGGATCTGGGCGATCCGCGTGCCGATCATCATCGTGCTGGTCATCTCGCTGTACCTCGGCATCGTGGATTACATGGATATCCTCGCGTCGTTCTCCGAATGGATGAACGCGAACCTGTAG
- a CDS encoding acyl-CoA carboxylase subunit beta, giving the protein MEDRIDELEELREEARQGGGQERIQKQHDKGKMTARERIDYFLDEGSFTEFDQLRTHQTSQFGMEERKIPGDGVVTGYGEVNGRTVFVFAHDFTVFGGSLGEVFAEKVCKVMDMAMEVGAPIVGLNDSAGARIQEGVKSLAGFTEIFRRNQEASGVVPQISSIMGPCAGGAVYSPSITDFIFMVKDTSHMYITGPGVTETVTGEEVTHEELGGAMTHANKTGVAQFACESEEQALDDIKRLLSYLPQNNVEDPPRVDPWDDPDRRDERLNDIVPPSPQKPYDMTDVIDSVVDEGSFFEVAENFAQNIVVGFGRLDGRSVGIVANQPRVNAGTLTVDASMKGSRFVRFCDSFNIPIVTFVDVPGYMPGTDQEHRGIIRHGAKLLYAYSEATVPLLTVITRKAYGGAYCVMASKNLGADVNYAWPTAEIAVMGPQGAVNILYRDELQEAENPDELRDELIEEYREEFANPYTATDKGFLDDVIVPTETRPRLIDDLEMLETKRESNPDKKHGNIPL; this is encoded by the coding sequence ATGGAAGACCGCATCGACGAACTCGAGGAGTTACGCGAGGAAGCACGCCAGGGCGGTGGGCAAGAGCGCATCCAGAAGCAACACGACAAGGGGAAGATGACCGCCCGCGAGCGGATCGACTACTTCCTCGACGAGGGCTCCTTCACGGAGTTCGACCAGCTCCGAACCCACCAGACGAGCCAGTTCGGGATGGAGGAGCGGAAGATCCCCGGCGACGGCGTCGTCACGGGCTACGGTGAGGTCAACGGCCGCACCGTCTTCGTCTTCGCTCACGACTTCACCGTCTTCGGCGGCTCTCTCGGCGAAGTGTTCGCGGAGAAGGTGTGTAAGGTAATGGACATGGCGATGGAGGTCGGCGCTCCCATCGTCGGTCTCAACGACTCCGCAGGTGCACGGATTCAGGAAGGCGTCAAGAGCCTCGCCGGCTTCACCGAGATCTTCCGCCGGAACCAGGAGGCGAGCGGCGTCGTCCCCCAGATCTCGTCGATCATGGGGCCGTGTGCCGGCGGGGCCGTCTACTCCCCGTCGATCACCGACTTCATCTTCATGGTGAAGGACACGAGTCACATGTACATCACGGGGCCGGGCGTCACCGAGACCGTCACCGGCGAGGAGGTCACCCACGAAGAACTCGGCGGCGCGATGACCCACGCGAACAAGACCGGCGTCGCCCAGTTCGCCTGCGAGAGCGAGGAGCAGGCCCTGGACGACATCAAACGACTGCTCTCCTATCTCCCGCAGAACAACGTGGAGGACCCGCCCCGGGTCGATCCGTGGGACGACCCCGACCGCCGCGACGAGCGGCTGAACGACATCGTCCCGCCGAGCCCGCAGAAGCCCTACGACATGACCGACGTCATCGACTCGGTCGTCGACGAGGGGTCGTTCTTCGAGGTCGCCGAGAACTTCGCTCAGAACATCGTCGTCGGCTTCGGGCGACTCGACGGTCGGTCGGTCGGCATCGTCGCCAACCAGCCACGGGTCAACGCCGGCACGCTCACCGTCGACGCCTCGATGAAAGGCTCGCGGTTCGTCCGCTTCTGTGACTCCTTTAACATCCCGATCGTCACCTTCGTCGACGTCCCCGGTTACATGCCCGGGACCGACCAGGAACACCGCGGGATCATCCGCCACGGTGCGAAATTGCTGTACGCCTACTCCGAGGCGACCGTCCCGCTGCTGACCGTCATCACTCGGAAGGCCTACGGCGGTGCCTACTGCGTCATGGCCTCGAAGAACCTCGGCGCGGACGTCAACTACGCCTGGCCGACCGCCGAGATCGCCGTCATGGGGCCCCAGGGCGCGGTCAACATCCTCTACCGCGACGAACTCCAGGAGGCCGAGAACCCCGACGAACTGCGGGACGAACTCATCGAGGAGTACCGCGAGGAGTTCGCCAACCCCTACACCGCGACGGACAAGGGCTTCCTCGACGACGTCATCGTTCCCACCGAGACGCGGCCCCGCCTGATCGACGACCTCGAGATGTTAGAGACCAAGCGCGAATCGAACCCGGACAAGAAACACGGCAACATCCCGCTGTAA
- a CDS encoding helix-turn-helix transcriptional regulator, whose translation MESSITTREEVLKKRNNLLENLLTEPQTKAQLIENTGRSRSTIDRGIKSLQEQGCVQYKNGRYHITQTGKISHKEYTRHRQVLQGIEEANEILKELPSQPTISTQFIKNINVNVADPKAPGIVLKESYGLVREADQLFRLAPVIMPAFSKNLLETVKKSETSIEVVIEADVLDTVEKEDDSEVSTIIAHPNTTFHKFDGELPFSLWITKGDQDYVGINMYNQDGLLGVLINKSEEAVSWGISTFENYRKQSTHYD comes from the coding sequence ATGGAGTCCTCAATCACTACCCGTGAAGAAGTACTCAAGAAACGGAACAACCTCCTAGAAAACTTATTGACTGAACCACAGACGAAAGCACAACTCATTGAAAACACAGGGCGATCTCGTTCTACGATTGACAGAGGGATCAAATCGCTTCAGGAACAAGGGTGTGTCCAGTATAAGAATGGGAGATATCATATCACTCAGACAGGCAAGATTTCCCATAAAGAATACACCCGACATCGTCAAGTTCTACAAGGAATTGAGGAAGCGAATGAGATATTAAAAGAATTACCGTCCCAACCCACGATCTCAACTCAGTTCATTAAAAACATTAATGTGAATGTCGCTGATCCGAAGGCTCCTGGGATAGTACTTAAAGAAAGTTATGGGTTGGTCAGAGAAGCGGATCAATTATTTAGATTAGCACCAGTGATAATGCCAGCATTTTCGAAGAACTTACTTGAGACTGTTAAGAAAAGCGAGACATCCATTGAGGTCGTTATAGAGGCGGATGTGTTAGACACAGTTGAAAAGGAAGACGATTCAGAGGTTTCCACTATTATCGCCCATCCAAACACCACTTTCCACAAGTTTGACGGTGAATTGCCTTTCTCCCTCTGGATCACCAAAGGTGATCAAGACTATGTGGGAATAAATATGTATAATCAAGACGGATTACTAGGTGTTTTGATAAACAAGTCAGAAGAAGCTGTTTCATGGGGGATATCTACCTTTGAAAACTACCGAAAACAGAGTACACACTACGACTAA
- a CDS encoding acetyl-CoA carboxylase biotin carboxylase subunit, with translation MFRKVLVANRGEIAVRVMRACKELNIGTVAIYSDADKNAGHVRYADEAYNVGPARAADSYLDHEAVIEAARKADADAIHPGYGFLAENAEFASKVEDAEGITWIGPSSDAMEALGEKTKARSIMSEADVPIVPGTTEPVTDPEEVKAFGEEHGYPIAIKAEGGGGGRGMKVVRSEEEVEDQLESAKREGEAYFDNDSVYLERYLEQPRHIEVQILADEHGNVRHLGERDCSLQRRHQKVIEEGPSAALTDELREKIGEAARRGVAAADYTNAGTVEFLVEEEPGRDGPLGPDANFYFLEVNTRIQVEHTVTEEITGYDIVKRQIRIAAGEEIDFDQDDVEFDGHAIEFRINAENAANDFAPATGGTLETYDPPGGIGVRLDDALRQGDELVTDYDSMIAKLVVWGEDRDECIERSLRALREYDIEGIPTIIPFHRLMLTDEEFVASTHTTKYLDEEMDQSRIEEAQQQWGGDTGDGNGDDEDTVEREFTVEVNGKRFEVELEEHGAPAIPAGEVETSGGSGTSPPQPAGGDSSGGGADLAGEGETVDAEMQGTILDIEIEEGDEVAAGDVLVVLEAMKMENDIVASQGGTVTEIPVEEDQSVDMGDTLVVLE, from the coding sequence ATGTTCAGGAAGGTCTTGGTGGCAAACCGTGGTGAAATCGCCGTCCGAGTGATGCGCGCGTGTAAAGAACTAAACATCGGAACCGTCGCGATCTATTCCGACGCCGACAAGAACGCCGGCCACGTGCGCTACGCCGACGAGGCGTACAACGTCGGCCCCGCTCGAGCGGCCGACTCCTATCTGGATCACGAGGCCGTCATCGAGGCCGCGCGCAAGGCCGACGCCGACGCGATCCACCCGGGCTACGGCTTCCTCGCGGAGAACGCCGAGTTCGCGAGCAAGGTCGAGGACGCCGAGGGGATCACGTGGATCGGCCCCTCCAGCGACGCCATGGAGGCGCTCGGCGAGAAGACCAAGGCCCGCTCGATCATGTCCGAGGCGGACGTGCCGATCGTCCCCGGGACCACGGAACCGGTGACCGACCCCGAGGAGGTCAAGGCCTTCGGCGAGGAACACGGCTACCCCATCGCAATCAAGGCCGAAGGCGGCGGTGGCGGCCGTGGGATGAAGGTCGTCCGCTCCGAGGAGGAAGTCGAGGACCAACTCGAGAGCGCCAAACGCGAGGGCGAGGCGTACTTCGACAACGACTCCGTCTACCTCGAGCGCTACCTCGAGCAGCCCCGTCACATCGAGGTCCAGATCCTCGCGGACGAACACGGGAACGTTCGTCACCTCGGCGAACGTGACTGCTCGCTCCAGCGCCGCCACCAGAAGGTCATCGAGGAAGGGCCGTCCGCGGCGCTGACGGACGAACTCCGCGAGAAGATCGGCGAGGCCGCCCGTCGTGGCGTCGCCGCGGCCGACTACACCAACGCCGGCACCGTCGAGTTCCTCGTCGAGGAGGAACCCGGCCGGGACGGCCCGCTCGGCCCGGACGCGAACTTCTACTTCCTCGAAGTCAACACCCGGATCCAGGTCGAACACACCGTTACCGAGGAGATCACGGGCTACGACATCGTCAAGCGCCAGATCCGGATCGCCGCGGGCGAGGAGATCGACTTCGACCAGGACGACGTCGAGTTCGACGGCCACGCGATCGAGTTCCGTATCAACGCCGAGAACGCGGCCAACGACTTCGCGCCCGCGACCGGCGGCACGCTCGAAACGTACGATCCGCCGGGCGGGATCGGCGTCCGTCTGGACGACGCTTTGCGGCAAGGCGACGAACTCGTCACCGACTACGACTCCATGATCGCGAAACTCGTGGTCTGGGGCGAGGACCGCGACGAGTGTATCGAGCGTTCGCTGCGCGCGTTGCGGGAGTACGACATCGAGGGCATCCCGACGATCATCCCGTTCCACCGGCTGATGCTCACCGACGAGGAGTTCGTCGCGAGCACGCACACGACGAAGTACCTCGACGAGGAGATGGACCAGAGCCGGATCGAAGAGGCCCAACAGCAGTGGGGCGGCGACACCGGCGACGGGAACGGCGACGACGAGGACACCGTCGAACGCGAGTTCACCGTCGAGGTCAACGGCAAGCGCTTCGAGGTCGAACTCGAGGAACACGGCGCGCCGGCGATCCCAGCCGGAGAGGTCGAGACAAGCGGCGGCAGCGGGACGAGCCCGCCCCAGCCGGCCGGCGGCGATAGCAGCGGCGGCGGCGCGGACCTCGCCGGCGAGGGCGAGACCGTCGACGCCGAAATGCAGGGGACGATCCTCGACATCGAGATCGAGGAAGGCGACGAAGTCGCCGCGGGCGACGTGCTGGTCGTCCTCGAGGCGATGAAGATGGAAAACGACATCGTCGCCTCCCAGGGCGGCACCGTCACCGAGATCCCGGTCGAAGAGGACCAGAGCGTCGACATGGGCGATACGCTGGTCGTCCTCGAGTAA